Proteins from one Hoplias malabaricus isolate fHopMal1 chromosome 2, fHopMal1.hap1, whole genome shotgun sequence genomic window:
- the LOC136687474 gene encoding uncharacterized protein, translating to MWQLYTFLAMICLVISDAKVLPNTTVPPARNMSPSLNSTTMDNSNANETTSSSPAHPPTTKPVTTEIKSTPVFVPNQPKPSIELQTSTSKTPKTTQSPTHAKGSSTIDVVTAVLLILVLLIFVFLLYRWYTRNPHRRTFRGLLESIVESGQQAWATVMGCLQRPQKQVEGVEDEEEDEEEEEEEEEKDVVVVVNEGASEGEKTEGAAKGEVEKKQEDDSDSETDSDSSLNDYSVVSASNLTEDEKKVGDGEKEEEAEEAEELTSVTLEEEEKEKAEPGEGDDLTPL from the coding sequence ATGTGGCAGTTGTACACTTTTCTGGCCATGATCTGCTTGGTCATTTCTGATGCCAAGGTTCTGCCAAACACAACAGTCCCACCTGCCAGGAACATGTCACCTTCACTCAACTCTACCACCATGGACAACAGTAATGCAAATGAGACGACCTCATCTAGCCCTGCCCACCCCCCTACAACCAAACCCGTGACAACAGAAATCAAGAGTACACCTGTTTTTGTACCTAACCAGCCAAAACCAAGCATCGAACTTCAAACCTCAACCTCCAAGACACCAAAGaccacccagtcacccactcacGCGAAAGGTTCCAGTACAATTGATGTGGTGACAGCAGTGCTGTTAATCCTGGTGCTCTTAATATTTGTCTTCCTCTTGTACAGGTGGTACACTCGCAACCCCCACCGGCGCACCTTCCGCGGACTGTTGGAGAGCATAGTGGAGTCAGGGCAACAGGCCTGGGCTACTGTTATGGGTTGTCTCCAGCGTCCCCAGAAGCAGGTAGAGGGGGTggaggatgaggaagaggatgaggaggaggaggaggaggaggaagagaaggatgTGGTGGTTGTGGTGAATGAGGGAGCAAGTGAAGGAGAGAAGACAGAGGGAGCAGCAAAGGGAGAAGTGGAAAAGAAACAGGAGGACGACTCCGATTCCGAGACGGATTCGGACAGTTCGCTGAATGACTACAGTGTCGTGAGTGCCTCCAACTTGACGGAGGATGAGAAGAAGGTGGGTGATGGGGAGAAGGAAGAGGAGGCAGAAGAGGCCGAAGAATTGACGTCCGTCACGTtagaagaggaggagaaggagaaggcgGAACCAGGGGAGGGGGATGATCTGACACCATTGTGA